A portion of the Bacillus thuringiensis genome contains these proteins:
- a CDS encoding DUF3932 family protein — MKEVFRLQTDFSSSFDRWVSSFVSDHPAQLEWTTLKELIHEYTTSHTNDTLPAYISSALTYYAQRVSTTNSSEIVIFENPTIS, encoded by the coding sequence ATGAAAGAAGTATTTCGTTTACAAACTGATTTTTCATCTTCATTTGATCGCTGGGTAAGTTCTTTCGTGTCTGATCACCCAGCACAATTAGAATGGACAACTTTAAAGGAATTAATCCATGAATATACAACATCACATACAAATGATACGTTACCAGCATATATTTCTTCAGCTTTAACATATTACGCCCAACGCGTTTCAACTACAAACAGTTCAGAGATTGTTATTTTTGAAAACCCTACAATCTCGTAA